A window of the Corythoichthys intestinalis isolate RoL2023-P3 chromosome 6, ASM3026506v1, whole genome shotgun sequence genome harbors these coding sequences:
- the LOC130917720 gene encoding solute carrier family 35 member F2-like encodes MSPDADPRPGRFRACALLAGVRRALTWRLARTLALGQVLAALVCGTAVSSQYLSSGFSVEAPLLQSVLHYALLGVSYTPVMLCRTGSGSVYQIGRRRWLQYFLLGLVDVEANYAVVKAYQYTTLTSVQLLDCFVIPVVMVLSWWLLKARYRPIHYVAVSVCLLGVGAMVGADLLAGRDQGSASNMLLGDGLVLLSATLYGISNVWQEYTVKNRSRLEFLGMLGLFGVIISSVQMLVLELHQVSAIQWSWQVAVLLGAFACCMLGLYSLMPVVIKESSAAAVNLSMLTADIFAVFCGIFLFHYHFSGLYIVSLVLIFVGFIAFNAVPTPTSGMDGLSEDVAEGERRKSGDVVDCTPL; translated from the exons ATGTCTCCGGACGCGGATCCCCGGCCGGGACGCTTTCGAGCGTGCGCCCTGCTGGCCGGCGTCCGGCGGGCGTTGACATG GCGTCTCGCTCGGACCTTGGCACTGGGTCAGGTTCTGGCGGCACTGGTGTGCGGTACGGCCGTGTCATCGCAGTACTTGAGCTCTGGTTTTAGCGTGGAGGCGCCCTTACTCCAAAGTGTCCTGCACTACGCGCTTCTCGGTGTTAGCTACACGCCCGTCATGCTCTGCAGGACAG GTTCAGGGAGTGTGTACCAAATTGGTCGCAGACGCTGGCTGCAGTACTTCCTCCTGGGCCTTGTGGACGTGGAGGCAAACTACGCCGTGGTCAAGGCCTACCAGTACACCACGCTGACAAGTGTGCAG CTTTTGGACTGCTTCGTGATCCCGGTGGTGATGGTTCTGTCCTGGTGGCTGCTAAAGGCACGGTACCGCCCCATACACTATGTTGCGGTTTCCGTCTGCTTGCTAGGGGTGGGCGCCATGGTGGGGGCCGACCTACTAGCTGGCCGAGATCAGGGATCTG CCTCTAACATGTTGCTGGGCGACGGCCTGGTTCTGCTCAGTGCCACCCTGTACGGCATTTCCAACGTATGGCAAGAGTACACCGTCAAGAACCGAAGCCGCCTGGAGTTCTTAGGCATGCTGGGACTCTTTGGCGTCATCATAAGCAGCGTGCAAAT GTTGGTTCTGGAGCTCCACCAAGTGTCTGCCATCCAGTGGAGCTGGCAAGTGG CGGTGCTGTTGGGGGCCTTCGCGTGCTGCATGTTGGGCTTGTACAGTCTGATGCCGGTGGTTATAAAGGAAAGCAGCGCCGCCGCCGTCAACCTGTCCATGCTCACCGCCGACATCTTCGCAGTCTTCTGTGGGATATTTCTCTTCCACTACCAC TTCTCAGGTTTGTACATAGTGTCGCTGGTGTTGATCTTCGTTGGGTTCATCGCCTTCAACGCCGTGCCGACGCCCACAAGTGGAATGGATGGACTCAGTGAAGACGTGGCAGAAGGGGAGCGGAGGAAGAGTGGGGATGTTGTTGACTGCACCCCGTTGTGA